A stretch of the bacterium SCSIO 12827 genome encodes the following:
- a CDS encoding dihydroxy-acid dehydratase: MSDDQTGMKKGLTRYGDDAFSLFLRKAFIKAMGYTDDALNRPIIGIADTFSGYNACHKTVPDLIEAVKRGVMLAGGLPVEFPTISIHESFAHPTSMFLRNLMSMDTEEMIRAQPMDAVVLIGGCDKTVPALLMGAASANVPAIVCVTGPMGTGSHKGERLGACTDCRRMWGKFRAGEIDEAEIEDISSKLVPTAGTCGVMGTASTMALMTEAMGMMLPGGAAIPAWASDRLRHAEETGTRAVTLAKEKVTPDQIITQASLNNAMKTLLAVGGSTNGIVHMAAVAGRLGLNVDLDAFDTMGRDVPMLVDLKPNGSYYMEDLWKAGGLTTILREIEDLLDLDCPTVSGKTLGEKLAAMPPGWDQDVVRPRSNPLFSKGSMAVLRGNLAPNGAVLKQSAADQGLLVHEGRAVVFENLEDLAERIDSADLDVTPDDVLVLRNIGPKGAPGMPEAGYIPIPKKLASQGVKDMVRISDGRMSGTAFGTIILHVSPEAADGGPLALVQTGDRIRLDTPNRSLTLLVDEAEMKSRRDAWTPPPAHQGSGRGYLKLYLDTVTQAEEGADFDFLQATGNS, translated from the coding sequence ATGTCCGATGATCAAACAGGCATGAAAAAAGGCCTGACCCGCTATGGCGACGACGCCTTTTCCCTGTTCCTGCGCAAGGCCTTCATCAAGGCCATGGGCTACACCGATGACGCCCTGAACCGTCCGATCATCGGCATCGCCGACACCTTTTCCGGCTATAACGCCTGCCACAAGACCGTGCCCGACCTGATCGAGGCCGTGAAACGCGGCGTTATGCTGGCCGGCGGCCTGCCGGTGGAGTTTCCGACCATCTCGATCCATGAAAGCTTCGCCCATCCGACCTCCATGTTCCTGCGCAACCTGATGTCCATGGACACGGAGGAAATGATCCGCGCCCAGCCGATGGATGCGGTCGTGCTGATCGGCGGCTGCGACAAGACGGTGCCGGCGCTGTTGATGGGCGCCGCCTCGGCCAATGTGCCGGCCATCGTCTGCGTCACCGGCCCCATGGGCACCGGCAGCCACAAAGGCGAGCGTTTGGGTGCGTGCACCGATTGCCGGCGCATGTGGGGCAAGTTCCGCGCCGGCGAGATCGATGAGGCCGAAATCGAGGACATTTCCTCCAAACTGGTGCCCACGGCGGGCACCTGCGGCGTCATGGGCACGGCCTCGACCATGGCGTTGATGACCGAAGCCATGGGCATGATGCTGCCCGGCGGGGCGGCGATCCCGGCCTGGGCCTCCGACCGCCTGCGCCATGCCGAGGAAACAGGCACCCGCGCCGTCACCCTGGCCAAGGAAAAAGTGACGCCAGATCAAATCATTACGCAAGCGTCCCTGAACAACGCCATGAAGACCCTACTGGCCGTCGGCGGGTCGACCAACGGCATTGTCCACATGGCGGCCGTGGCCGGACGTCTGGGTCTCAACGTTGATCTGGACGCCTTCGATACGATGGGCCGCGACGTCCCCATGCTGGTCGACCTGAAACCCAACGGCAGCTACTACATGGAAGACTTGTGGAAGGCTGGCGGCCTGACCACCATCCTGCGCGAGATCGAGGATCTTCTCGACCTGGATTGTCCGACCGTGTCGGGCAAGACGCTGGGCGAGAAGTTGGCCGCCATGCCCCCGGGCTGGGATCAGGACGTCGTGCGTCCACGCAGCAATCCCCTGTTCTCCAAGGGCAGCATGGCCGTGCTGCGCGGTAATCTGGCGCCGAACGGTGCGGTTTTGAAACAGTCGGCGGCCGACCAGGGCCTTTTGGTCCATGAAGGCCGCGCCGTGGTGTTCGAAAACCTGGAAGACCTGGCCGAACGCATCGACAGTGCCGACCTGGACGTGACGCCCGACGACGTGCTGGTGCTGCGCAACATCGGGCCCAAGGGAGCCCCCGGCATGCCCGAGGCCGGATACATTCCGATCCCGAAGAAACTGGCCAGCCAAGGCGTGAAGGACATGGTGCGCATTTCCGATGGCCGGATGAGCGGCACCGCCTTCGGAACGATCATCCTGCACGTCTCGCCCGAGGCCGCCGATGGCGGCCCCCTTGCCCTGGTGCAAACGGGAGACCGCATCCGCCTGGACACCCCGAACCGCAGCCTTACTCTACTAGTAGACGAGGCCGAAATGAAATCCCGACGCGACGCCTGGACCCCGCCCCCGGCCCATCAGGGATCGGGCCGCGGCTATCTGAAACTCTATCTGGACACGGTCACCCAGGCGGAGGAAGGCGCCGATTTTGACTTTCTTCAGGCAACCGGCAACTCATAA
- a CDS encoding circularly permuted type 2 ATP-grasp protein, which yields MHAANGDIRAAYRDYSAWLTDQSLERLRQKHAQADLLFRRLGITFTVYGEDEGGERLIPFDVIPRIISHEEWSVLERGAIQRVDALNAFLHDIYHEQEIIRAGIVPAELVMTNEAFQPQMLGLDLPRRVYAHVSGVDVVRVDDKTFYVLEDNVRTPSGVSYMLENRETMMRLFPDLFAQSVVAPVDRYAEYLLRSLQAVAPAGVDDPTVVLMTPGQYNSAYFEHAFLAMEMGIELVEGRDLFVDSGSMFMRTTEGPKRVDVIYRRVDDGFIDPLAFNPDSALGVPGMLSVVRSGRVTVCNAMGTGVADDKAMYCFVPDMIRFYLGEEPVLQNVPTYSCRKPDDLKYVLDNIADLVVKEVHGSGGYGMLVGPKATKAECDDFKRRLKAEPDNYIAQPTLALSTCPTLVEEGIAPRHVDLRPYVLSGDKTRVVPGGLTRVALKPGSLVVNSSQGGGTKDTWVLEAPVVIEEEE from the coding sequence ATGCATGCCGCGAACGGAGACATCCGAGCGGCTTATAGAGATTATTCGGCCTGGCTGACCGACCAGTCCCTGGAGCGGCTTCGTCAGAAGCACGCACAGGCGGATTTGCTGTTCCGCCGGCTCGGCATTACCTTCACCGTTTATGGCGAGGACGAGGGCGGCGAGCGCCTGATTCCCTTCGACGTCATCCCGCGCATTATCAGCCACGAGGAATGGAGCGTTCTGGAACGGGGCGCCATTCAGCGGGTCGATGCGCTCAACGCCTTTCTGCACGACATCTATCACGAACAGGAAATCATCCGCGCCGGCATCGTGCCCGCCGAACTGGTGATGACCAACGAGGCCTTCCAGCCGCAGATGTTGGGGCTCGACCTGCCGCGCCGGGTCTATGCCCATGTGTCTGGCGTCGATGTGGTGCGGGTCGACGACAAGACCTTTTATGTCCTGGAAGACAACGTGCGCACGCCGTCGGGCGTGTCCTACATGCTGGAAAACCGCGAAACCATGATGCGCCTGTTCCCGGATCTGTTCGCGCAGTCCGTGGTCGCACCAGTGGATCGCTATGCGGAATATTTGCTGCGCTCGCTCCAGGCTGTGGCGCCGGCAGGCGTGGATGACCCCACGGTCGTGCTGATGACGCCGGGACAATACAACAGCGCCTATTTCGAACATGCGTTCCTGGCCATGGAAATGGGGATCGAACTGGTCGAAGGGCGCGACCTGTTCGTCGACTCGGGCTCCATGTTCATGCGCACGACCGAAGGGCCCAAGCGGGTCGACGTGATCTACCGCCGGGTCGATGACGGGTTCATCGACCCGCTGGCCTTCAATCCGGACTCGGCCCTGGGCGTGCCCGGCATGCTGTCCGTCGTGCGCAGCGGCCGCGTGACCGTGTGTAACGCCATGGGCACCGGTGTCGCCGACGACAAGGCCATGTACTGCTTCGTACCCGACATGATCCGTTTCTACCTGGGGGAGGAGCCGGTGCTGCAGAACGTGCCGACCTATTCCTGTCGCAAGCCGGACGACCTCAAGTACGTGCTCGACAACATCGCCGATCTGGTGGTCAAGGAAGTCCATGGGTCCGGCGGTTACGGCATGCTGGTGGGGCCCAAAGCCACCAAGGCCGAATGCGACGATTTCAAGCGGCGCCTGAAGGCGGAGCCGGACAATTATATCGCTCAGCCGACCCTGGCGCTTTCGACCTGCCCGACCTTGGTTGAGGAAGGCATCGCGCCGCGCCATGTCGATCTCAGACCCTATGTGCTGTCGGGCGACAAGACCCGCGTGGTGCCGGGCGGCCTGACGCGCGTAGCGCTGAAGCCGGGGTCGCTGGTCGTTAATTCTTCGCAAGGTGGCGGGACCAAGGACACCTGGGTTCTCGAGGCGCCGGTCGTCATCGAGGAAGAGGAATAG
- a CDS encoding alpha-E domain-containing protein, translated as MLSSTAENLFWMARYMERSENTARLLTGLYHMSLLPARRGAQAGLWEGLFQSEAERNAYLAKYDAFKTDPVLTYMVLDRENPSSIRSCVWSARENVRATRHVLTTDMWETINSTWLDIAKTTYADMQDMGHHEFLEWIKVRSHLFRGVAHGTMRRGEAFEFWRMGVFIERAENTIRLLAARAHTFKPTGPISREDTATLDYYQWGTLLRSVNAYKAYREIYKSQIDPRRVVELLTLNEEIPRSVMACVEEICQVLEGLRPRSRCFEQSRDLLNRLQSARIERVYRTGMARFLEDYRAGLHDLSLQIQKDFLMIQ; from the coding sequence ATGTTATCAAGCACCGCCGAAAACCTGTTCTGGATGGCGCGCTATATGGAGCGTTCGGAAAATACTGCGCGCCTGCTGACCGGGCTTTATCACATGTCCCTGCTGCCGGCGCGGCGGGGGGCCCAGGCGGGCCTGTGGGAAGGGCTGTTCCAGTCCGAGGCCGAACGCAACGCCTACCTTGCCAAGTACGATGCCTTCAAGACCGATCCGGTGCTGACCTACATGGTGCTGGACCGCGAGAACCCGTCAAGCATCCGGTCTTGTGTTTGGTCGGCGCGCGAGAATGTGCGCGCCACGCGCCATGTGTTGACCACGGATATGTGGGAGACCATCAATTCCACTTGGTTGGACATTGCAAAGACCACCTATGCCGACATGCAGGACATGGGGCATCACGAATTCCTGGAGTGGATCAAGGTGCGCTCGCACCTGTTCCGCGGGGTTGCCCATGGCACCATGCGGCGTGGCGAAGCTTTTGAATTCTGGCGCATGGGCGTTTTTATCGAGCGGGCGGAAAATACCATTCGCTTGCTGGCCGCCCGCGCCCATACCTTCAAGCCGACGGGCCCCATTTCGCGTGAGGACACGGCGACCCTCGATTATTACCAATGGGGTACGCTGCTGCGATCGGTCAACGCCTACAAGGCCTATCGGGAAATCTACAAAAGCCAGATCGACCCGCGCCGGGTCGTTGAATTGCTGACCCTGAACGAGGAGATCCCGCGTTCCGTCATGGCCTGTGTCGAGGAGATTTGTCAGGTTCTGGAGGGCTTGCGCCCGCGGTCGCGGTGTTTCGAACAGTCGCGCGACCTTCTCAACCGGCTGCAGTCGGCGCGCATCGAGCGCGTCTACCGCACGGGCATGGCGCGGTTCCTGGAAGATTACCGGGCCGGCTTGCACGATCTCAGCCTGCAAATCCAAAAAGACTTCCTGATGATCCAATGA
- a CDS encoding transglutaminase family protein, whose protein sequence is MHLTVKHVTQFKFAEAATHSIQYIRMTPRADLCQRVRQWEITASGRLTPWTDGFDNHAHVVTFDGEHDEVRVTVSGEITTSDTNGILPMDDGLPPYIFLTPTDYTDADDGIRKFAKPIAKILESQGALAAGHALMAAVAEAVQYQSGQTTVETKASEALAAGKGVCQDQTHLFIAAARHLGLPTRYVSGYLAAGKGNDSHLASHAWAETLVEGLGWVSFDPANEQCATDAYIRLALGLDYGTACPIRGLRSGGGLEEMDVNLRIDEQ, encoded by the coding sequence ATGCATCTGACCGTCAAGCACGTCACCCAGTTCAAGTTCGCGGAAGCGGCAACCCATTCGATTCAGTACATTCGGATGACGCCGCGCGCAGACCTGTGCCAGCGGGTCCGCCAATGGGAGATCACGGCGAGCGGGCGCCTGACGCCCTGGACCGACGGGTTCGACAACCACGCCCATGTCGTGACCTTTGACGGAGAGCACGACGAGGTGCGTGTCACCGTCAGCGGCGAGATCACGACGTCGGATACCAACGGCATCCTGCCCATGGATGACGGGCTGCCGCCCTATATCTTTCTCACGCCAACGGATTATACGGATGCCGACGACGGAATCCGTAAGTTCGCCAAGCCGATTGCCAAGATTCTTGAATCGCAGGGGGCGCTTGCCGCGGGCCATGCGCTGATGGCTGCCGTGGCCGAGGCCGTGCAGTACCAGTCCGGTCAGACCACGGTGGAAACCAAGGCTTCCGAGGCGCTGGCCGCCGGTAAGGGCGTGTGCCAGGACCAAACGCATCTGTTCATCGCCGCCGCCCGCCACTTAGGCTTGCCCACGCGTTACGTATCCGGATACCTGGCGGCGGGGAAGGGCAACGACAGCCATTTGGCAAGCCACGCCTGGGCGGAGACCCTGGTCGAGGGCTTGGGCTGGGTCAGCTTCGATCCAGCCAACGAGCAATGTGCGACGGATGCCTATATCCGGTTGGCGTTGGGGCTAGACTACGGCACGGCCTGCCCGATCCGGGGCCTGCGCTCGGGCGGCGGGCTCGAGGAAATGGACGTCAACCTGCGCATCGACGAACAGTAG
- a CDS encoding Na(+)/H(+) antiporter subunit D translates to MTAISSINPGLILILGALPALLLPSVIRRLYILALPIAGFMLVHQLEPGTLVTMEAFGMTLEPLQVDRLSLVWGYIFNIAAFLGLLFAWHERDILQQVSALVYAGAAIAAVFAGDLVTLFVFWELTGISSVFLIWASRTPEAYRCGMRYLVIQVTSGVILLAGAIIWYADTGSIDFGHIGIDSVAGKLILLAFGIKCAFPLLHNWLQDAYPQATVTGTVILSAFTTKLAVYALARGYAGTEALIYIGATMTAFPIFYAVIENDLRRVLAYSLNNQLGFMVVGVGVGTELALNGTAAHAFSHILYKALLFMSMGAVLFRTGTCKGSELGGLYKSMPLTTGFCIIGAASISAFPLFSGFISKSMILTAVAEEHRWFIWGTLLFASAGVFHHSGIKIPYFAFFAHDSGRRVKEAPWHMLLAMGLTAFLCIFIGVYPTALYDILPYAVDYKPYTSYHVIQQLQLLMFSALAFTVLMLTRIYPPELRSTNLDTDWFYRIAGPVVVGRLVHGLAAIGNAVEGILTKAVVDTITVIRRHHGPEGFMAKTLHLSSMVFWVVAALAFVLILDFARGV, encoded by the coding sequence ATGACCGCGATCAGTAGCATCAACCCGGGCTTGATCCTTATCCTAGGCGCGCTGCCGGCGCTCCTACTGCCGTCGGTTATTAGACGCCTCTATATCCTCGCTCTGCCGATTGCCGGGTTCATGCTCGTCCATCAGTTAGAGCCGGGGACCCTTGTGACCATGGAAGCCTTCGGCATGACGCTGGAGCCTTTGCAGGTTGATCGTCTGTCCCTCGTTTGGGGCTACATCTTCAATATCGCAGCGTTTTTGGGTCTTCTGTTCGCATGGCATGAACGCGACATTCTGCAGCAAGTTTCCGCGCTGGTGTACGCAGGTGCTGCCATCGCCGCGGTCTTCGCAGGCGACTTGGTGACACTGTTCGTATTCTGGGAACTCACCGGGATATCCTCGGTATTTCTCATCTGGGCGTCCAGGACCCCGGAAGCCTATCGGTGCGGCATGCGCTACTTGGTGATTCAAGTCACATCCGGCGTCATTTTATTGGCCGGAGCGATCATCTGGTATGCAGATACAGGTTCTATCGACTTCGGCCATATCGGCATCGATTCCGTCGCCGGAAAACTGATCCTGTTGGCATTTGGAATCAAATGCGCGTTTCCGCTTCTGCACAACTGGCTGCAGGACGCCTATCCACAGGCGACCGTGACCGGAACTGTTATCCTCAGCGCATTCACGACCAAACTTGCGGTTTACGCGCTTGCGCGTGGCTATGCCGGGACCGAAGCTCTGATCTATATCGGAGCGACCATGACCGCGTTCCCAATCTTCTATGCGGTAATCGAGAACGACCTTCGGCGCGTTCTGGCATATTCGCTCAACAACCAGCTCGGATTTATGGTCGTTGGCGTGGGGGTCGGAACGGAATTGGCCTTGAACGGCACAGCGGCCCACGCATTCAGCCACATTCTGTACAAGGCCCTCCTGTTCATGTCCATGGGTGCTGTATTGTTCAGAACCGGCACTTGCAAGGGCTCCGAACTCGGCGGGCTTTACAAGTCCATGCCCTTAACGACCGGATTTTGCATCATCGGCGCGGCTTCCATTTCAGCGTTTCCTCTCTTCTCCGGTTTCATTTCCAAATCAATGATTCTTACGGCCGTTGCTGAAGAGCATCGCTGGTTCATCTGGGGAACGCTGCTGTTCGCATCGGCAGGCGTGTTCCATCATTCCGGCATCAAGATTCCCTATTTCGCGTTCTTCGCTCATGACAGCGGCCGACGCGTAAAGGAAGCCCCCTGGCACATGCTGTTGGCCATGGGACTCACGGCGTTCCTGTGTATCTTTATCGGGGTCTACCCAACGGCGCTATACGACATCCTGCCCTATGCCGTCGATTACAAGCCGTACACGTCGTATCACGTGATTCAGCAGTTGCAACTTTTGATGTTTTCAGCACTGGCCTTCACAGTGTTGATGCTGACGCGCATCTATCCCCCGGAACTTAGATCCACCAACCTGGACACGGACTGGTTCTACCGGATTGCCGGGCCGGTCGTCGTCGGCCGTCTGGTGCATGGATTGGCCGCCATCGGCAACGCAGTCGAAGGGATACTGACCAAGGCCGTGGTCGATACGATCACGGTCATCCGCCGTCACCATGGCCCCGAAGGCTTCATGGCCAAGACCCTGCATCTCAGTTCGATGGTGTTCTGGGTGGTGGCCGCGTTGGCCTTCGTGCTGATCCTGGACTTCGCCCGGGGCGTCTGA
- a CDS encoding monovalent cation/H+ antiporter subunit D family protein (subunit D of antiporter complex involved in resistance to high concentrations of Na+, K+, Li+ and/or alkali; contains an oxidoreductase domain; catalyzes the transfer of electrons from NADH to ubiquinone), with the protein MTGLLAGWAPGDALVLALVIPVIGAFLVLALGRWENARDGASLLTAACLFYVVAQFYPIVAAGGRPDIVLSDMVPGLSIRLTLEPLGMIFAGIASFLWIVTTLYAIGYMRGHHEENQTRFFFFFAIAIASAIGVALAGNMLTLFVFYEVLSVSTFPLVAHHGTEEAKRSGRIYLGILLSTSIGFLLFGMIWTWQIAGTLDFVRGGVFNAEQAQGPMIAVLLALYAFGIGKAALMPFHRWLPAAMVAPTPVSALLHAVAVVKAGVFSVLKVVVYIFGIDLLKLAPGTDFLLYVAAFTIIAASIVAMRQDNLKLRLAYSTVSQLSYIVLGAMLASDIAALGSAMHIVMHAFGKITLFFCAGAIIVFAHKTDISDMKGLGHRMPVTFFCFFLASMSLIGLPPMGGMWSKWYIALGAAETHQLVFVAVLMVSSLLNLAYLMPVVLYGFFGKESIQSEEGADNDHDDHEHHHAPPNHPLLRHMTFGREGISDASFMCLLPIVLTATGCVLLFFYADRIRIFLTPVFGG; encoded by the coding sequence ATGACCGGTCTTCTTGCCGGCTGGGCACCGGGCGACGCCCTGGTCCTGGCTCTCGTCATTCCGGTTATCGGGGCCTTTCTGGTCTTGGCCCTCGGGCGTTGGGAAAACGCCCGCGACGGCGCCAGCCTGCTGACCGCCGCCTGCCTGTTCTACGTCGTCGCCCAATTCTACCCCATCGTCGCGGCCGGCGGCCGGCCCGACATCGTGCTGTCCGACATGGTGCCGGGGCTGTCGATCCGTCTGACGCTGGAACCGTTGGGCATGATCTTCGCCGGGATCGCCAGCTTCCTGTGGATCGTCACGACACTGTACGCCATCGGTTACATGCGTGGTCATCACGAAGAAAACCAGACCCGGTTTTTCTTCTTCTTCGCCATCGCCATTGCGTCAGCCATCGGCGTCGCCCTCGCCGGCAACATGCTGACGCTGTTCGTGTTCTACGAGGTGTTGTCAGTCTCCACCTTCCCGCTCGTCGCCCATCACGGGACGGAGGAAGCCAAACGCTCGGGGCGGATCTATCTCGGCATTCTGCTGTCGACCTCAATCGGCTTCCTGCTGTTCGGCATGATCTGGACCTGGCAGATCGCAGGAACCCTCGATTTCGTCCGGGGCGGCGTGTTCAATGCCGAACAGGCCCAGGGCCCGATGATCGCAGTCCTGCTGGCGCTCTATGCCTTCGGCATCGGCAAGGCGGCGTTGATGCCGTTCCACCGCTGGCTGCCGGCGGCCATGGTAGCACCGACCCCGGTCTCGGCCCTGCTGCACGCCGTCGCGGTCGTCAAGGCAGGCGTGTTTTCTGTTCTTAAGGTCGTCGTTTACATATTCGGAATCGACCTTTTGAAACTGGCGCCGGGTACGGATTTTCTACTCTATGTCGCCGCGTTCACCATCATCGCGGCATCTATCGTCGCCATGCGTCAGGACAACCTGAAGCTTCGCCTCGCCTATTCGACAGTGAGCCAGTTAAGTTACATCGTCCTGGGCGCCATGCTGGCGTCCGATATTGCGGCCCTTGGGTCGGCGATGCACATCGTGATGCATGCCTTCGGCAAGATCACCCTGTTCTTCTGCGCCGGCGCGATCATTGTATTCGCCCACAAGACCGATATTTCCGACATGAAAGGGCTTGGCCACCGGATGCCGGTGACCTTTTTCTGCTTCTTCCTAGCGTCGATGTCCTTGATCGGCCTGCCCCCCATGGGCGGAATGTGGTCGAAATGGTACATCGCCCTAGGCGCGGCTGAGACCCATCAACTGGTATTCGTCGCGGTGCTTATGGTGTCGTCGCTCCTGAATTTGGCCTATTTAATGCCGGTGGTTCTATACGGCTTCTTCGGCAAAGAATCGATACAGTCGGAGGAAGGCGCGGATAACGATCATGACGACCATGAACACCATCATGCACCGCCGAACCATCCACTTCTTCGGCATATGACGTTCGGTCGAGAGGGCATATCCGATGCCTCCTTTATGTGCTTGCTTCCCATCGTGCTGACGGCGACGGGTTGTGTCCTTCTGTTCTTCTATGCGGACCGAATTCGCATATTCCTAACACCCGTATTTGGAGGCTGA
- a CDS encoding monovalent cation/H+ antiporter subunit D family protein, whose protein sequence is MEPHLPILQVVVPLLCAPICVLLRDAKLSWLWATIVTWIAFFIALVLLGKVLASGLIIYELGSWPAPWGIEYRIDAANALVLVIITAIGAITLPYAKASVEKEVSEPRIYLFYLMYMLCLTGLIGITTTADAFNLFVFLEISSLSSYVLISLGGNRRALTASYRYLIMGTLGATFYIIGVGLMYMMTGSLNMADLATLLPAVDHTRTVLAAFAFVVVGLGLKLAMFPLHTWLPNAYAFAPSAVTVFLASTATKVAIYALLRLVFTVFGGTDLFIGTDISLMLIIVALVGMFAGAFVAIFQNDVKRMLAYSSVSQVGYMVLGIGMASAAGLTGGIVHLFNHAVMKGAAFMAVGAMFYVVGSVRLNDLAGIGKRMPVTTAVFLVAGLSLIGTPVTVGFISKWQLVQASLALGWWYVAAGILLSSLLAIVYVWRVVEVAYLKAPPEGAVGRSEAPLSMLVPMIVLAAATIWFGIDGDTTLRIAGEAANALMGPASGGKP, encoded by the coding sequence ATCGAACCGCATCTGCCCATCCTGCAGGTCGTCGTACCGCTTCTGTGCGCACCGATCTGCGTACTGCTACGCGACGCCAAGCTGAGCTGGCTGTGGGCGACGATCGTTACCTGGATCGCCTTCTTCATCGCCCTGGTCTTGCTGGGCAAGGTGCTGGCCAGCGGCCTGATCATTTACGAGCTCGGCAGTTGGCCGGCGCCCTGGGGCATCGAATACCGCATCGACGCGGCCAACGCCCTGGTTCTAGTCATCATCACGGCCATCGGCGCCATCACCCTGCCCTATGCCAAGGCCAGCGTCGAAAAAGAAGTGTCGGAACCCCGCATCTACCTGTTCTACCTGATGTACATGCTGTGCCTGACGGGTCTGATCGGCATCACGACCACGGCGGATGCCTTCAACCTGTTCGTGTTCCTGGAAATCTCGTCCCTGTCCAGCTATGTGCTGATTAGCCTGGGCGGCAATCGCCGGGCGCTCACCGCGTCCTACCGTTACCTGATCATGGGCACCCTGGGCGCGACCTTCTACATCATCGGCGTCGGCCTGATGTACATGATGACGGGCTCGCTCAACATGGCGGACTTGGCGACCCTGCTGCCGGCCGTGGATCACACGCGTACGGTGCTGGCCGCCTTCGCTTTCGTGGTGGTCGGCCTGGGGCTCAAGCTCGCGATGTTCCCGCTGCACACCTGGCTGCCCAATGCCTATGCCTTCGCACCCTCGGCGGTCACCGTGTTCCTTGCCTCGACGGCGACCAAGGTCGCGATCTATGCCTTGCTGCGCCTCGTCTTCACCGTATTCGGCGGAACGGACCTGTTCATCGGCACGGACATCAGTCTGATGCTGATCATCGTCGCCCTGGTCGGCATGTTCGCGGGCGCCTTCGTCGCCATCTTCCAGAATGACGTGAAACGCATGCTGGCCTACTCCAGCGTGTCACAGGTCGGCTACATGGTGCTCGGCATCGGCATGGCCTCCGCCGCGGGCCTGACCGGGGGCATTGTCCATCTGTTCAACCACGCCGTCATGAAGGGGGCTGCCTTCATGGCCGTGGGCGCCATGTTCTATGTCGTCGGATCGGTCCGGCTCAACGACCTTGCCGGCATCGGCAAACGCATGCCGGTGACCACGGCGGTGTTTCTGGTCGCCGGTCTATCGCTGATCGGCACGCCGGTGACGGTCGGCTTCATTTCCAAATGGCAGTTGGTGCAGGCTTCGCTTGCCCTCGGCTGGTGGTATGTCGCGGCAGGTATCCTGCTGTCGTCGCTGCTCGCCATCGTCTACGTCTGGCGGGTGGTCGAGGTCGCGTATCTTAAGGCCCCGCCCGAAGGCGCCGTCGGGCGCAGCGAGGCGCCGCTGTCCATGCTGGTGCCGATGATTGTGTTGGCCGCGGCCACCATCTGGTTCGGCATCGACGGCGACACCACCTTGCGCATCGCCGGTGAGGCGGCCAACGCCCTCATGGGTCCCGCCAGTGGAGGCAAGCCATGA
- a CDS encoding cation:proton antiporter subunit C has translation MVGPASPGLLGYWIVIALMMTGFYIVIAHDNLVKKIVGLNVFQVSVFLFYILMAKVTGGTAPILDEGIKLYSNPLPHVLILTAIVVGVATTALGLALVVRIRNAYDTIEDDEILAVEEEEDR, from the coding sequence ATGGTCGGCCCGGCGTCGCCCGGTCTGCTCGGTTACTGGATCGTCATCGCGCTGATGATGACCGGGTTCTACATCGTCATCGCCCACGACAACTTGGTGAAGAAGATCGTCGGTCTGAACGTGTTTCAGGTCTCGGTCTTTCTGTTCTACATCCTGATGGCCAAGGTCACGGGCGGCACGGCGCCGATCCTGGACGAAGGCATCAAACTATATTCAAACCCCCTGCCCCACGTCCTGATCCTGACCGCGATCGTGGTCGGCGTTGCAACCACAGCCCTCGGCCTCGCCTTGGTCGTGCGCATCCGCAACGCCTACGACACCATCGAGGATGACGAGATCCTGGCCGTGGAAGAGGAGGAGGACAGGTGA
- a CDS encoding Na(+)/H(+) antiporter subunit B, translated as MHRKVVLRVVSKFLIPPILLFALYVQFHGDFGPGGGFQAGVIFGSGFILYAILFGVETVKRVLPPWSTRLLLVVGVLTYGLTGVAGLILGGNYLDYNVLAHDPLHGQHYGILIVELGVGITVAASMITIFNVFAGQSGGD; from the coding sequence ATGCACCGTAAGGTCGTTCTCCGCGTTGTCTCCAAGTTCCTGATCCCACCGATCCTGCTGTTCGCGCTTTACGTTCAGTTTCATGGCGACTTCGGCCCCGGCGGCGGGTTTCAGGCGGGCGTGATCTTCGGTTCGGGCTTTATCCTCTACGCCATCCTGTTCGGCGTCGAGACGGTGAAACGGGTGCTGCCGCCCTGGTCGACGCGCCTGCTGCTGGTCGTCGGCGTGCTGACTTATGGACTAACTGGAGTCGCAGGGCTGATCCTGGGCGGCAACTATCTGGACTACAACGTCCTGGCCCACGACCCCTTGCACGGGCAGCACTACGGCATCCTGATCGTCGAACTGGGTGTCGGCATCACGGTCGCGGCGTCGATGATCACGATCTTCAACGTGTTCGCCGGCCAGTCGGGCGGGGACTGA